The following are encoded in a window of Lates calcarifer isolate ASB-BC8 unplaced genomic scaffold, TLL_Latcal_v3 _unitig_5243_quiver_792, whole genome shotgun sequence genomic DNA:
- the LOC108874171 gene encoding uncharacterized protein LOC108874171 isoform X39 has product MEERVCIFLLVLFFSHHVVSGTLVVNVAQTFYQAEENHHITLEWTFTPKTLSSSNIYILCQLITDQKVSKVLFHLHEGVEVSESQDEQFSGRVQFDKDVLREGRLRLHVSRLRTEDSGLYLCEVNTESGSSSDKCRLSVTGNHQITCQTEPNQAEEGGDVSLQCRLDPSVDLRKETLEFTRADLNREDDVVHLYRHEKDQTDPQMDQYRDRTTLIHEDLIRGIISLKISSLTLTDSGLYRCYVPGLAASATITLTVVRKDQDNRTNTTIIEPEKPGAEENKRVGVIVGGVLTVVALILVLILIGVLVKRRNLMRKKDEFTTTRPPVTENTEPEKPVIHQLTCQTEPNQVEEGGDVSLQCRLDPSVDLRKETLEFTRADLNREDDVVHLYRHEKDQTDRQMDQYRDRTTLIHEDLIRGIISLNISSLTLTDSGLYTCYVPGLADSCTITLTVVRKKDEFTTTRPPVTENTEPEKPGAEKMNVGAIVGGVLGLIFFGVVGALLVFIIIIDLVKRRNLWMKKKQEAEKTPNISEMEKLETTSTEGDEELHRAAENASGNFLKEITDQRASRLFHLHEGVEVSESQDEQFSGRVQFDKDVLREGRLRLDVSRLRTEDSGLYLCEVNTESGSSSDKCRLNVTVIHQITCQTEPNQVEEGGDVSLQCRLDPSVDLRKETLEFTRADLNREDDVVHLYRHEKDQTDPQMDQYRDRTTLIHEDLIRGIISLNISSLNLTDSGLYTCYVPGLADSATITLTVVEKDQDNRTNTTTIESEKPGPEEVKDVGAIVVAVLAVLLFIVGLIIGVLVKCRNLSICQRREGGGDQGRELADVD; this is encoded by the exons atggaggagagagtctGTATCTTCCTGcttgttttattcttcagtcATCACGTTGTCAGCG gaacactTGTAGTGAATGTGGCACAGACCTTCtatcaggcagaggagaaccaccacatcacactgGAATGGACCTTCACACCCAaaactctcagctcctccaacaTTTATATCCTCTGTCAACTGATAACTGATCAGAAAGTCTCAAAAGTCCTGTTTCATCTCCATGAGGGTGTTGAGGTCTCAGAGTCTCAGGATGAACAGTTTTCAGGACGAGTCCAGTTTGACAAAGACGTCCTCAGAGAAGGACGACTCAGACTTCATGTGTCCAGACTCAGGACTGAGGACTCAggtctgtacctgtgtgaggTCAACACAGAGTCCGGTTCAAGCTCTGACAAGTGTCGACTCAGCGTCACTG GAAATCATCAGATCACCTGTCAGACTGAACCGAACCAGGCAGAAGAAGGTGgtgatgtttcactgcagtgtcGTCTGGATCCATCAGTGGACTTGAGGAAAGAAACACTGGAGTTTACCAGAGCTGACCTCAACAGAGAAGATGATGTGGTCCACTTGTACCGCCATGAAAAGGACCAAACTGATCCACAGATGGATCAGTACAGAGACAGGACGACTCTGATCCATGAAGATCTGATCAGAGGAATCATCAGTCTGAAGATCTCCTCATTGACCCTGACAGACAGTGGACTGTACAGATGTTACGTCCCAGGACTAGCAGCCAGTGCTACCATAACTCttactgttg tgagaaaagaccaagacaacaggacaaacacaacgaTCATCGAGCCAGAGAAACctg gagctgaggagaatAAGAGGGTTGGTGtcattgttggtggtgttctCACTGTTGTTGCTCTTATTCTTGTCCTCATTCTTATTGGAGTCCTGGTGAAACGTAGAAATCTCA tgagaaagaaagatgagttCACAACAACGAGACCtccagtgacagaaaacactgagccagagaaacctg TGATTCATCAGCTCACCTGTCAGACTGAACCGAACCAGGTAGAAGAAGGTGgtgatgtttcactgcagtgtcGTCTGGATCCATCAGTGGACTTGAGGAAAGAAACACTGGAGTTTACCAGAGCTGACCTCAACAGAGAAGATGATGTGGTCCACTTGTATCGACATGAAAAGGACCAAACTGATCGACAGATGGATCAGTACAGAGACAGGACGACTCTGATCCATGAAGATCTGATCAGAGGAATCATCAGTCTGAACATCTCCTCATTGACCCTGACAGACAGTGGACTGTACACATGTTACGTCCCAGGACTAGCAGACAGTTGTACCATAACTCttactgttg tgagaaagaaagatgagttCACAACAACGAGACCtccagtgacagaaaacactgagccagagaaacctg gagctgagaaGATGAATGTTGGTGCCATTGTTGGTGGTGTCCTTGGTCTCattttttttggtgttgttgGTGCTCTTCTTGTCTTCATTATTATCATAGACCTGGTGAAACGTAGAAATCTCT ggatgaagaagaagcaggaagcagagaaaacaccaaacatctctgagatggaaaagctggagacgacatcaacagaaggagatgaagagctgcacagagctgcagaaaacgcTTCAGGAAACTTCCTGAAAGAG ATAACTGATCAGAGAGCCTCAAGACTGTTTCATCTCCATGAGGGTGTTGAGGTCTCAGAGTCTCAGGATGAACAGTTTTCAGGACGAGTCCAGTTTGACAAAGACGTCCTCAGAGAAGGACGACTCAGACTTGATGTGTCCAGACTCAGGACTGAGGACTCAggtctgtacctgtgtgaggTCAACACAGAGTCCGGTTCAAGCTCTGACAAGTGTCGACTCAACGTCACTG TGATTCATCAGATCACCTGTCAGACTGAACCGAACCAGGTAGAAGAAGGTGgtgatgtttcactgcagtgtcGTCTGGATCCATCAGTGGACTTGAGGAAAGAAACACTGGAGTTTACCAGAGCTGACCTCAACAGAGAAGATGATGTGGTCCACTTGTATCGACATGAAAAGGACCAAACTGATCCACAGATGGATCAGTACAGAGACAGGACGACTCTGATCCATGAAGATCTGATCAGAGGAATCATCAGTCTGAACATCTCCTCATTGAACCTGACAGACAGTGGACTGTACACATGTTACGTCCCAGGACTAGCAGACAGTGCTACCATAACTCttactgttg tggaaaaagaccaagacaacaggacaaacacaacgaCCATCGAGTCAGAGAAACctg
- the LOC108874171 gene encoding uncharacterized protein LOC108874171 isoform X42 — protein sequence MEERVCIFLLVLFFSHHVVSGTLVVNVAQTFYQAEENHHITLEWTFTPKTLSSSNIYILCQLITDQKVSKVLFHLHEGVEVSESQDEQFSGRVQFDKDVLREGRLRLHVSRLRTEDSGLYLCEVNTESGSSSDKCRLSVTGNHQITCQTEPNQAEEGGDVSLQCRLDPSVDLRKETLEFTRADLNREDDVVHLYRHEKDQTDPQMDQYRDRTTLIHEDLIRGIISLKISSLTLTDSGLYRCYVPGLAASATITLTVVRKDQDNRTNTTIIEPEKPGAEENKRVGVIVGGVLTVVALILVLILIGVLVKRRNLMRKKDEFTTTRPPVTENTEPEKPVIHQLTCQTEPNQVEEGGDVSLQCRLDPSVDLRKETLEFTRADLNREDDVVHLYRHEKDQTDRQMDQYRDRTTLIHEDLIRGIISLNISSLTLTDSGLYTCYVPGLADSCTITLTVVRKKDEFTTTRPPVTENTEPEKPGAEKMNVGAIVGGVLGLIFFGVVGALLVFIIIIDLVKRRNLWMKKKQEAEKTPNISEMEKLETTSTEGDEELHRAAENASGNFLKEITDQRASRLFHLHEGVEVSESQDEQFSGRVQFDKDVLREGRLRLDVSRLRTEDSGLYLCEVNTESGSSSDKCRLNVTVIHQITCQTEPNQVEEGGDVSLQCRLDPSVDLRKETLEFTRADLNREDDVVHLYRHEKDQTDPQMDQYRDRTTLIHEDLIRGIISLNISSLNLTDSGLYTCYVPGLADSATITLTVAVRKDQDNRTNTTIIESEKPGAEENKRG from the exons atggaggagagagtctGTATCTTCCTGcttgttttattcttcagtcATCACGTTGTCAGCG gaacactTGTAGTGAATGTGGCACAGACCTTCtatcaggcagaggagaaccaccacatcacactgGAATGGACCTTCACACCCAaaactctcagctcctccaacaTTTATATCCTCTGTCAACTGATAACTGATCAGAAAGTCTCAAAAGTCCTGTTTCATCTCCATGAGGGTGTTGAGGTCTCAGAGTCTCAGGATGAACAGTTTTCAGGACGAGTCCAGTTTGACAAAGACGTCCTCAGAGAAGGACGACTCAGACTTCATGTGTCCAGACTCAGGACTGAGGACTCAggtctgtacctgtgtgaggTCAACACAGAGTCCGGTTCAAGCTCTGACAAGTGTCGACTCAGCGTCACTG GAAATCATCAGATCACCTGTCAGACTGAACCGAACCAGGCAGAAGAAGGTGgtgatgtttcactgcagtgtcGTCTGGATCCATCAGTGGACTTGAGGAAAGAAACACTGGAGTTTACCAGAGCTGACCTCAACAGAGAAGATGATGTGGTCCACTTGTACCGCCATGAAAAGGACCAAACTGATCCACAGATGGATCAGTACAGAGACAGGACGACTCTGATCCATGAAGATCTGATCAGAGGAATCATCAGTCTGAAGATCTCCTCATTGACCCTGACAGACAGTGGACTGTACAGATGTTACGTCCCAGGACTAGCAGCCAGTGCTACCATAACTCttactgttg tgagaaaagaccaagacaacaggacaaacacaacgaTCATCGAGCCAGAGAAACctg gagctgaggagaatAAGAGGGTTGGTGtcattgttggtggtgttctCACTGTTGTTGCTCTTATTCTTGTCCTCATTCTTATTGGAGTCCTGGTGAAACGTAGAAATCTCA tgagaaagaaagatgagttCACAACAACGAGACCtccagtgacagaaaacactgagccagagaaacctg TGATTCATCAGCTCACCTGTCAGACTGAACCGAACCAGGTAGAAGAAGGTGgtgatgtttcactgcagtgtcGTCTGGATCCATCAGTGGACTTGAGGAAAGAAACACTGGAGTTTACCAGAGCTGACCTCAACAGAGAAGATGATGTGGTCCACTTGTATCGACATGAAAAGGACCAAACTGATCGACAGATGGATCAGTACAGAGACAGGACGACTCTGATCCATGAAGATCTGATCAGAGGAATCATCAGTCTGAACATCTCCTCATTGACCCTGACAGACAGTGGACTGTACACATGTTACGTCCCAGGACTAGCAGACAGTTGTACCATAACTCttactgttg tgagaaagaaagatgagttCACAACAACGAGACCtccagtgacagaaaacactgagccagagaaacctg gagctgagaaGATGAATGTTGGTGCCATTGTTGGTGGTGTCCTTGGTCTCattttttttggtgttgttgGTGCTCTTCTTGTCTTCATTATTATCATAGACCTGGTGAAACGTAGAAATCTCT ggatgaagaagaagcaggaagcagagaaaacaccaaacatctctgagatggaaaagctggagacgacatcaacagaaggagatgaagagctgcacagagctgcagaaaacgcTTCAGGAAACTTCCTGAAAGAG ATAACTGATCAGAGAGCCTCAAGACTGTTTCATCTCCATGAGGGTGTTGAGGTCTCAGAGTCTCAGGATGAACAGTTTTCAGGACGAGTCCAGTTTGACAAAGACGTCCTCAGAGAAGGACGACTCAGACTTGATGTGTCCAGACTCAGGACTGAGGACTCAggtctgtacctgtgtgaggTCAACACAGAGTCCGGTTCAAGCTCTGACAAGTGTCGACTCAACGTCACTG TGATTCATCAGATCACCTGTCAGACTGAACCGAACCAGGTAGAAGAAGGTGgtgatgtttcactgcagtgtcGTCTGGATCCATCAGTGGACTTGAGGAAAGAAACACTGGAGTTTACCAGAGCTGACCTCAACAGAGAAGATGATGTGGTCCACTTGTATCGACATGAAAAGGACCAAACTGATCCACAGATGGATCAGTACAGAGACAGGACGACTCTGATCCATGAAGATCTGATCAGAGGAATCATCAGTCTGAACATCTCCTCATTGAACCTGACAGACAGTGGACTGTACACATGTTACGTCCCAGGACTAGCAGACAGTGCTACCATAACTCttactgttg CAGTGAGAAAAGACcaagacaacaggacaaacacaacgaTCATCGAGTCAGAGAAACctg gagctgaggagaatAAGAGG ggatga
- the LOC108874171 gene encoding uncharacterized protein LOC108874171 isoform X29 — protein sequence MEERVCIFLLVLFFSHHVVSGTLVVNVAQTFYQAEENHHITLEWTFTPKTLSSSNIYILCQLITDQKVSKVLFHLHEGVEVSESQDEQFSGRVQFDKDVLREGRLRLHVSRLRTEDSGLYLCEVNTESGSSSDKCRLSVTGNHQITCQTEPNQAEEGGDVSLQCRLDPSVDLRKETLEFTRADLNREDDVVHLYRHEKDQTDPQMDQYRDRTTLIHEDLIRGIISLKISSLTLTDSGLYRCYVPGLAASATITLTVVRKDQDNRTNTTIIEPEKPGAEENKRVGVIVGGVLTVVALILVLILIGVLVKRRNLMRKKDEFTTTRPPVTENTEPEKPVIHQLTCQTEPNQVEEGGDVSLQCRLDPSVDLRKETLEFTRADLNREDDVVHLYRHEKDQTDRQMDQYRDRTTLIHEDLIRGIISLNISSLTLTDSGLYTCYVPGLADSCTITLTVVRKKDEFTTTRPPVTENTEPEKPGAEKMNVGAIVGGVLGLIFFGVVGALLVFIIIIDLVKRRNLWMKKKQEAEKTPNISEMEKLETTSTEGDEELHRAAENASGNFLKEITDQRASRLFHLHEGVEVSESQDEQFSGRVQFDKDVLREGRLRLDVSRLRTEDSGLYLCEVNTESGSSSDKCRLNVTVIHQITCQTEPNQVEEGGDVSLQCRLDPSVDLRKETLEFTRADLNREDDVVHLYRHEKDQTDPQMDQYRDRTTLIHEDLIRGIISLNISSLNLTDSGLYTCYVPGLADSATITLTVVKKDKDNRTNTTIIESEKPGAEENRGREGWSHCWWCSWCPHWSCSCPHSYRSPGETWKAPDLQEEGQRTAGTGSRDNTKQL from the exons atggaggagagagtctGTATCTTCCTGcttgttttattcttcagtcATCACGTTGTCAGCG gaacactTGTAGTGAATGTGGCACAGACCTTCtatcaggcagaggagaaccaccacatcacactgGAATGGACCTTCACACCCAaaactctcagctcctccaacaTTTATATCCTCTGTCAACTGATAACTGATCAGAAAGTCTCAAAAGTCCTGTTTCATCTCCATGAGGGTGTTGAGGTCTCAGAGTCTCAGGATGAACAGTTTTCAGGACGAGTCCAGTTTGACAAAGACGTCCTCAGAGAAGGACGACTCAGACTTCATGTGTCCAGACTCAGGACTGAGGACTCAggtctgtacctgtgtgaggTCAACACAGAGTCCGGTTCAAGCTCTGACAAGTGTCGACTCAGCGTCACTG GAAATCATCAGATCACCTGTCAGACTGAACCGAACCAGGCAGAAGAAGGTGgtgatgtttcactgcagtgtcGTCTGGATCCATCAGTGGACTTGAGGAAAGAAACACTGGAGTTTACCAGAGCTGACCTCAACAGAGAAGATGATGTGGTCCACTTGTACCGCCATGAAAAGGACCAAACTGATCCACAGATGGATCAGTACAGAGACAGGACGACTCTGATCCATGAAGATCTGATCAGAGGAATCATCAGTCTGAAGATCTCCTCATTGACCCTGACAGACAGTGGACTGTACAGATGTTACGTCCCAGGACTAGCAGCCAGTGCTACCATAACTCttactgttg tgagaaaagaccaagacaacaggacaaacacaacgaTCATCGAGCCAGAGAAACctg gagctgaggagaatAAGAGGGTTGGTGtcattgttggtggtgttctCACTGTTGTTGCTCTTATTCTTGTCCTCATTCTTATTGGAGTCCTGGTGAAACGTAGAAATCTCA tgagaaagaaagatgagttCACAACAACGAGACCtccagtgacagaaaacactgagccagagaaacctg TGATTCATCAGCTCACCTGTCAGACTGAACCGAACCAGGTAGAAGAAGGTGgtgatgtttcactgcagtgtcGTCTGGATCCATCAGTGGACTTGAGGAAAGAAACACTGGAGTTTACCAGAGCTGACCTCAACAGAGAAGATGATGTGGTCCACTTGTATCGACATGAAAAGGACCAAACTGATCGACAGATGGATCAGTACAGAGACAGGACGACTCTGATCCATGAAGATCTGATCAGAGGAATCATCAGTCTGAACATCTCCTCATTGACCCTGACAGACAGTGGACTGTACACATGTTACGTCCCAGGACTAGCAGACAGTTGTACCATAACTCttactgttg tgagaaagaaagatgagttCACAACAACGAGACCtccagtgacagaaaacactgagccagagaaacctg gagctgagaaGATGAATGTTGGTGCCATTGTTGGTGGTGTCCTTGGTCTCattttttttggtgttgttgGTGCTCTTCTTGTCTTCATTATTATCATAGACCTGGTGAAACGTAGAAATCTCT ggatgaagaagaagcaggaagcagagaaaacaccaaacatctctgagatggaaaagctggagacgacatcaacagaaggagatgaagagctgcacagagctgcagaaaacgcTTCAGGAAACTTCCTGAAAGAG ATAACTGATCAGAGAGCCTCAAGACTGTTTCATCTCCATGAGGGTGTTGAGGTCTCAGAGTCTCAGGATGAACAGTTTTCAGGACGAGTCCAGTTTGACAAAGACGTCCTCAGAGAAGGACGACTCAGACTTGATGTGTCCAGACTCAGGACTGAGGACTCAggtctgtacctgtgtgaggTCAACACAGAGTCCGGTTCAAGCTCTGACAAGTGTCGACTCAACGTCACTG TGATTCATCAGATCACCTGTCAGACTGAACCGAACCAGGTAGAAGAAGGTGgtgatgtttcactgcagtgtcGTCTGGATCCATCAGTGGACTTGAGGAAAGAAACACTGGAGTTTACCAGAGCTGACCTCAACAGAGAAGATGATGTGGTCCACTTGTATCGACATGAAAAGGACCAAACTGATCCACAGATGGATCAGTACAGAGACAGGACGACTCTGATCCATGAAGATCTGATCAGAGGAATCATCAGTCTGAACATCTCCTCATTGAACCTGACAGACAGTGGACTGTACACATGTTACGTCCCAGGACTAGCAGACAGTGCTACCATAACTCttactgttg
- the LOC108874171 gene encoding uncharacterized protein LOC108874171 isoform X40 translates to MEERVCIFLLVLFFSHHVVSGTLVVNVAQTFYQAEENHHITLEWTFTPKTLSSSNIYILCQLITDQKVSKVLFHLHEGVEVSESQDEQFSGRVQFDKDVLREGRLRLHVSRLRTEDSGLYLCEVNTESGSSSDKCRLSVTGNHQITCQTEPNQAEEGGDVSLQCRLDPSVDLRKETLEFTRADLNREDDVVHLYRHEKDQTDPQMDQYRDRTTLIHEDLIRGIISLKISSLTLTDSGLYRCYVPGLAASATITLTVVRKDQDNRTNTTIIEPEKPGAEENKRVGVIVGGVLTVVALILVLILIGVLVKRRNLMRKKDEFTTTRPPVTENTEPEKPVIHQLTCQTEPNQVEEGGDVSLQCRLDPSVDLRKETLEFTRADLNREDDVVHLYRHEKDQTDRQMDQYRDRTTLIHEDLIRGIISLNISSLTLTDSGLYTCYVPGLADSCTITLTVVRKKDEFTTTRPPVTENTEPEKPGAEKMNVGAIVGGVLGLIFFGVVGALLVFIIIIDLVKRRNLWMKKKQEAEKTPNISEMEKLETTSTEGDEELHRAAENASGNFLKEITDQRASRLFHLHEGVEVSESQDEQFSGRVQFDKDVLREGRLRLDVSRLRTEDSGLYLCEVNTESGSSSDKCRLNVTVIHQITCQTEPNQVEEGDVAELQCRLDPSVDLRKETLDFTRADINKEVVHAYRHEKDQTDPQMDQYRDRTTLIHEDLIRGIISLNISSLTLTDSGLYTCYVPGLAASATITLTVVKKDKDNRTNTTIIESEKPGPEEVKDVGAIVVAVLAVLLFIVGLIIGVLVKCRNLSICQRREGGGDQGRELADVD, encoded by the exons atggaggagagagtctGTATCTTCCTGcttgttttattcttcagtcATCACGTTGTCAGCG gaacactTGTAGTGAATGTGGCACAGACCTTCtatcaggcagaggagaaccaccacatcacactgGAATGGACCTTCACACCCAaaactctcagctcctccaacaTTTATATCCTCTGTCAACTGATAACTGATCAGAAAGTCTCAAAAGTCCTGTTTCATCTCCATGAGGGTGTTGAGGTCTCAGAGTCTCAGGATGAACAGTTTTCAGGACGAGTCCAGTTTGACAAAGACGTCCTCAGAGAAGGACGACTCAGACTTCATGTGTCCAGACTCAGGACTGAGGACTCAggtctgtacctgtgtgaggTCAACACAGAGTCCGGTTCAAGCTCTGACAAGTGTCGACTCAGCGTCACTG GAAATCATCAGATCACCTGTCAGACTGAACCGAACCAGGCAGAAGAAGGTGgtgatgtttcactgcagtgtcGTCTGGATCCATCAGTGGACTTGAGGAAAGAAACACTGGAGTTTACCAGAGCTGACCTCAACAGAGAAGATGATGTGGTCCACTTGTACCGCCATGAAAAGGACCAAACTGATCCACAGATGGATCAGTACAGAGACAGGACGACTCTGATCCATGAAGATCTGATCAGAGGAATCATCAGTCTGAAGATCTCCTCATTGACCCTGACAGACAGTGGACTGTACAGATGTTACGTCCCAGGACTAGCAGCCAGTGCTACCATAACTCttactgttg tgagaaaagaccaagacaacaggacaaacacaacgaTCATCGAGCCAGAGAAACctg gagctgaggagaatAAGAGGGTTGGTGtcattgttggtggtgttctCACTGTTGTTGCTCTTATTCTTGTCCTCATTCTTATTGGAGTCCTGGTGAAACGTAGAAATCTCA tgagaaagaaagatgagttCACAACAACGAGACCtccagtgacagaaaacactgagccagagaaacctg TGATTCATCAGCTCACCTGTCAGACTGAACCGAACCAGGTAGAAGAAGGTGgtgatgtttcactgcagtgtcGTCTGGATCCATCAGTGGACTTGAGGAAAGAAACACTGGAGTTTACCAGAGCTGACCTCAACAGAGAAGATGATGTGGTCCACTTGTATCGACATGAAAAGGACCAAACTGATCGACAGATGGATCAGTACAGAGACAGGACGACTCTGATCCATGAAGATCTGATCAGAGGAATCATCAGTCTGAACATCTCCTCATTGACCCTGACAGACAGTGGACTGTACACATGTTACGTCCCAGGACTAGCAGACAGTTGTACCATAACTCttactgttg tgagaaagaaagatgagttCACAACAACGAGACCtccagtgacagaaaacactgagccagagaaacctg gagctgagaaGATGAATGTTGGTGCCATTGTTGGTGGTGTCCTTGGTCTCattttttttggtgttgttgGTGCTCTTCTTGTCTTCATTATTATCATAGACCTGGTGAAACGTAGAAATCTCT ggatgaagaagaagcaggaagcagagaaaacaccaaacatctctgagatggaaaagctggagacgacatcaacagaaggagatgaagagctgcacagagctgcagaaaacgcTTCAGGAAACTTCCTGAAAGAG ATAACTGATCAGAGAGCCTCAAGACTGTTTCATCTCCATGAGGGTGTTGAGGTCTCAGAGTCTCAGGATGAACAGTTTTCAGGACGAGTCCAGTTTGACAAAGACGTCCTCAGAGAAGGACGACTCAGACTTGATGTGTCCAGACTCAGGACTGAGGACTCAggtctgtacctgtgtgaggTCAACACAGAGTCCGGTTCAAGCTCTGACAAGTGTCGACTCAACGTCACTG TGATTCATCAGATCACCTGTCAGACTGAACCGAACCAGGTAGAAGAAG GTGATGTTGCTGAGCTTCAGTGTCGTCTGGATCCATCAGTGGACTTGAGGAAAGAAACGCTGGATTTTACCAGAGCTGACATCAACAAAGAGGTGGTCCACGCATATCGACATGAAAAGGACCAAACTGATCCACAGATGGATCAGTACAGAGACAGGACGACTCTGATCCATGAAGATCTGATCAGAGGAATCATCAGTCTGAACATCTCCTCATTGACCCTGACAGACAGTGGACTGTACACATGTTACGTCCCAGGACTAGCAGCCAGTGCTACCATAACTCttactgttg